From a single Nostoc edaphicum CCNP1411 genomic region:
- a CDS encoding tetratricopeptide repeat protein encodes MNINSFLADDDQQSKQYKYVLNTTSKFQEQGENDRSESTLGDGYFRSCALRLAQQGDYSEAIALLTQLIFRHPHNAIDYNNRGLIYFQSGEMQKALCDYNTALKLNPDLASAYNNRANYYAACGELAVALADYDQAIDLNPRHVRAWINRGITWRDLGQYEEAIENFEVVLLFGQLEGHIWAERGRTYHLWGDWNCAIADYRRALTQLPSLDKSKDITGCRLRLQLENWLNELLSESAS; translated from the coding sequence ATGAATATTAACTCATTTTTAGCTGACGATGACCAGCAAAGCAAGCAATATAAATATGTTTTAAATACTACAAGTAAATTCCAAGAGCAGGGGGAAAACGATCGCAGCGAATCGACTTTAGGGGATGGCTACTTCCGGTCTTGTGCTTTGAGGTTGGCTCAACAAGGAGATTATAGTGAGGCGATCGCACTTTTAACCCAACTAATTTTCCGCCATCCCCACAATGCCATTGATTACAACAACCGGGGACTAATTTATTTTCAAAGTGGCGAAATGCAAAAAGCACTTTGCGACTATAATACAGCCCTCAAACTTAATCCTGATTTGGCTAGTGCTTATAATAATCGGGCAAATTACTACGCGGCTTGTGGAGAATTAGCAGTAGCACTTGCCGACTACGATCAAGCCATTGATTTGAATCCTCGCCATGTCCGGGCGTGGATTAATCGAGGCATTACCTGGCGTGATTTGGGGCAATATGAGGAGGCAATTGAGAATTTTGAGGTAGTACTGCTTTTTGGTCAACTAGAAGGTCATATTTGGGCTGAACGCGGCAGGACTTACCATCTTTGGGGCGACTGGAATTGTGCGATCGCTGATTATCGTCGCGCCCTCACTCAACTGCCCTCTCTCGACAAAAGTAAGGATATTACTGGTTGTCGCTTGCGTTTACAACTCGAAAATTGGCTAAACGAGCTGCTATCTGAATCAGCGTCCTAG
- the psaM gene encoding photosystem I reaction center subunit XII produces the protein MSDTQVYIALVVALIPGVLAWRLATELYK, from the coding sequence ATCTCAGATACTCAAGTCTACATCGCTCTAGTTGTGGCGCTGATCCCAGGAGTTCTAGCTTGGCGATTAGCCACAGAACTTTACAAATAA
- a CDS encoding FGGY-family carbohydrate kinase, whose product MNLYLGIDFGTSGARGIVIDEEASSIQAEVRYPFQDSGDAVTPSFWQEALFALVELIPEELRREIKAIAINGTSSTVLLVDAAGNPVDAPLLYNDARGSLVIEDLRSIAPPNHTVLSATSSLAKLMWMRQLPTFSEARYFLHQADWLAFLLHGYLGISDYHNALKLGYDVEELKYPEWLELLQIPIQLPKVLPPGTPIAELHPEIADKFGLRNDCLVCAGTTDSIAAFLASGAKLPGEAVTSLGSTLVLKLLNRTRVEDVRYGIYSHRLGNLWLTGGASNTGGAVLKQFFTSAELASLSCEIDPSKASELDYYPLLKAGDRFPINDPNLPPRLEPRPDHPVEFLHGLLESITRIEARGYELLQQMGADKVSRVYTAGGGAANHIWTAIRARNLQVPVVASVYTEAAYGTALLAMRGVKKGHGDGCVVGKCSKILGITNCTNDL is encoded by the coding sequence ATGAATTTGTATTTGGGTATCGACTTCGGCACCTCTGGCGCACGCGGCATAGTAATTGACGAGGAAGCTTCTTCTATCCAGGCTGAGGTGCGATATCCCTTCCAGGACTCAGGAGACGCTGTTACGCCAAGTTTTTGGCAGGAGGCTTTGTTTGCGCTGGTGGAACTAATACCTGAAGAATTGCGGCGGGAAATTAAAGCGATCGCAATTAACGGTACTTCTTCCACCGTCTTGCTGGTTGATGCTGCTGGCAATCCTGTAGATGCACCACTGCTGTATAACGATGCACGGGGATCACTGGTAATAGAGGATTTGAGAAGCATAGCACCCCCCAATCATACCGTATTGAGTGCCACCTCCAGCCTAGCCAAACTAATGTGGATGAGGCAATTACCTACTTTTAGTGAAGCTAGATATTTTCTACATCAAGCAGATTGGCTGGCGTTTCTCCTACATGGGTATTTAGGTATTAGTGATTACCACAATGCTTTAAAGCTGGGTTATGACGTGGAAGAGTTGAAATACCCAGAATGGCTAGAATTGCTGCAAATACCGATTCAGTTACCCAAAGTTTTACCTCCTGGGACTCCGATTGCAGAATTACACCCAGAAATTGCAGATAAGTTCGGTTTACGCAATGATTGTTTGGTATGTGCTGGGACAACTGATAGTATTGCCGCTTTTCTCGCCAGTGGGGCAAAATTACCAGGTGAAGCCGTAACTTCCCTTGGTTCAACGTTGGTATTAAAGTTGTTAAATCGTACCCGTGTAGAAGATGTTAGATATGGAATTTATAGCCATCGTTTGGGTAATCTGTGGCTGACTGGTGGTGCTTCTAATACAGGAGGTGCAGTACTTAAGCAATTTTTCACAAGCGCTGAGTTAGCCAGCCTTAGTTGTGAGATTGATCCATCAAAAGCTAGTGAGTTAGATTATTATCCGTTATTGAAAGCAGGCGATCGCTTTCCCATAAATGATCCCAATCTACCCCCACGATTGGAACCACGCCCAGATCATCCAGTGGAATTTTTGCATGGCTTGTTAGAAAGTATTACCCGCATAGAAGCGCGAGGATATGAATTATTACAGCAAATGGGTGCAGATAAGGTGAGCCGTGTTTATACTGCTGGCGGTGGCGCGGCGAATCATATCTGGACTGCAATTAGGGCGCGTAATTTGCAGGTTCCTGTAGTAGCGTCAGTTTATACAGAAGCAGCCTACGGGACGGCGCTGTTGGCGATGCGGGGGGTGAAAAAAGGACATGGGGACGGGTGTGTAGTGGGAAAATGCTCAAAAATTCTAGGAATTACGAACTGTACAAATGACTTATAA
- a CDS encoding dienelactone hydrolase family protein, with translation MQITKRNVELRVDGSLMRVYVAAPKAAGKYPGIVFYSDIYQLGDPMIRLANYLAGYGYVVAAPEIFHRIEPVGSVIEPDDLGRMRGNDDARRTSVAEYDADCLAVIEFLKTESAVSPNKIGTLGFCIGGHLAFRAAFQSEIRASVCCYPTGIPSGKLGKEVADTIQRVSEIQGEMLMVFGTLDPHIPESDRQTIIKTIESANIPHQVVSYEAEHTFMRDDGYRYDSSATTVAWSEIITFLGRIFAN, from the coding sequence GTGCAAATCACTAAGCGCAATGTTGAGTTAAGAGTAGATGGTAGCTTAATGCGTGTTTATGTTGCGGCTCCGAAAGCAGCAGGAAAATACCCTGGTATTGTCTTCTACAGTGATATTTATCAGTTAGGTGATCCAATGATTCGTCTAGCTAACTACTTAGCAGGATACGGCTATGTAGTAGCAGCGCCAGAAATTTTTCACCGAATTGAGCCAGTTGGTTCAGTAATTGAGCCAGACGATTTGGGACGGATGCGGGGTAATGACGATGCGCGTCGAACGTCGGTAGCTGAATATGATGCCGATTGCCTTGCTGTGATTGAATTTCTGAAAACAGAGAGTGCGGTTTCTCCAAATAAAATAGGCACTCTCGGCTTTTGCATTGGTGGACATTTAGCTTTCCGCGCAGCATTTCAAAGCGAAATTCGGGCTTCTGTCTGCTGTTACCCTACTGGTATTCCCAGTGGTAAACTTGGTAAGGAGGTAGCCGATACAATCCAGCGGGTAAGTGAAATCCAAGGCGAGATGCTCATGGTGTTCGGTACTCTTGATCCTCATATACCAGAGAGCGATCGCCAAACCATAATAAAAACAATTGAGAGTGCTAATATACCTCATCAAGTTGTTTCGTATGAAGCAGAACATACATTCATGCGCGACGACGGTTATCGTTATGATTCTAGTGCTACCACCGTTGCTTGGTCTGAAATAATAACTTTCTTGGGGCGCATATTTGCAAACTGA
- a CDS encoding N-acetylglucosamine kinase yields the protein MSYVLGIDGGGSKTVCILMDDLHQILGRGEAGPSNYQSIGIEATLQSMQSAIHNAVEAEIIANTVNVEAVCLGLAGVGRTADIEVVKGLVQELQNNKYLPITWALQPANIVICNDAFIALIGGIGQPVGIVVAVGTGSIIFGRNHQGYTKRVGGWGYILGDEGSAYKIAVSGMNAALKSYDGREMSTNLVESFKQHLDFESIEDLIEVIYRREWGVQQIAALAPIVDFAAASGDVLANMIIDDAVKELVKATSTVIDAIFSADSVLEVVTTGSVWRSRCKMYERFTASLVNKFPKVNVILPRYEPAYGAALLALQTTQN from the coding sequence ATGAGTTATGTTTTGGGAATAGATGGCGGCGGTAGCAAGACTGTTTGTATTTTGATGGATGATTTGCATCAAATTCTAGGTCGTGGTGAAGCTGGCCCGTCTAACTATCAAAGTATAGGTATTGAAGCCACTCTACAATCTATGCAATCTGCAATTCACAACGCGGTTGAGGCAGAAATAATTGCAAATACTGTGAATGTTGAAGCGGTATGTTTGGGTTTAGCAGGTGTAGGTCGTACCGCAGATATCGAAGTAGTAAAAGGTCTAGTCCAAGAGTTGCAGAATAACAAATATCTGCCTATAACTTGGGCGTTACAGCCAGCTAATATTGTAATTTGTAACGATGCTTTTATTGCTTTAATTGGTGGAATTGGTCAGCCTGTAGGAATTGTGGTTGCAGTCGGTACTGGTTCGATAATTTTCGGGCGAAATCATCAGGGATATACCAAGCGAGTTGGCGGCTGGGGGTACATTTTAGGAGATGAAGGTAGCGCTTATAAAATTGCTGTGTCTGGTATGAATGCAGCATTAAAATCTTATGATGGACGGGAGATGTCAACGAACTTGGTAGAGAGTTTCAAACAGCATCTTGATTTTGAAAGTATAGAAGATTTAATAGAAGTAATATATCGGCGAGAATGGGGAGTTCAACAGATCGCAGCTTTAGCACCAATTGTAGATTTTGCCGCAGCTTCAGGTGATGTCTTAGCGAATATGATAATTGATGATGCTGTCAAAGAATTAGTGAAAGCTACATCTACAGTAATTGATGCAATTTTTAGTGCTGACTCAGTTTTAGAAGTAGTCACAACAGGGAGCGTGTGGCGCAGTAGATGCAAGATGTATGAGAGATTTACAGCGTCTCTTGTTAACAAGTTTCCTAAAGTAAATGTGATTCTTCCGAGGTACGAGCCTGCTTACGGTGCTGCTTTGTTGGCATTGCAAACAACTCAAAATTGA